From Rudanella lutea DSM 19387, a single genomic window includes:
- a CDS encoding lipase family protein, giving the protein MSHAFHFLKRPLLAVLALLSFSAAQAQPLQPGFDPAEYIELLKVSARFGDSTYVASFPAPQRFKPVYRSPIVGLDNRWDLWTDNAQTAVISVRGTTANSTSWLANFYAAMVPAKGDLQISDTETFAYNLAENPKAAVHVGWLVATAFLSKDMLPKLDSSYRKGVRNIVITGHSQGGAIAYLLTAHLYSLQKAGRLPADIRFKTYCSAGPKPGNLYFAYAYEAMTQGGWAFNVVNSADWVPEVPLSIQTLNDFNATNPFSGAPDVIKKQKLLNRIVLKHVYNNLTKPALKAQRNYQRYLGNIASKTVQKNLNGYVAPEYYNSNHYVRTGQIVVLLADSAYYRQYPDSKEKIFIHHYHPPYLLLTERQFMGSSAAQTGSSGSGTGALGGRWELNYISGPRIAFEGLYPEQKPTLTFSSDGRLSGNTSCNAFNGPVTVNGNTIRFAENMATTRKMCPGEGESVFLNTLKRVNRYALSDPNTLVLLADDVAVMRFTRK; this is encoded by the coding sequence ATGTCGCACGCCTTTCATTTTCTGAAACGCCCTTTGCTTGCCGTATTGGCGCTGCTCTCGTTCAGTGCAGCGCAGGCGCAACCCCTACAACCCGGTTTCGACCCGGCCGAGTACATCGAGCTGCTGAAAGTATCGGCCCGCTTCGGTGACTCCACCTACGTAGCCAGTTTTCCGGCCCCGCAACGTTTTAAGCCTGTGTATCGCTCACCTATCGTGGGGCTCGACAACCGCTGGGACCTCTGGACCGATAATGCCCAAACGGCCGTCATCAGCGTTCGCGGCACTACGGCCAACAGCACCAGCTGGCTCGCCAACTTCTACGCGGCCATGGTGCCCGCCAAAGGTGATTTGCAGATAAGTGACACGGAGACCTTCGCTTACAACCTGGCCGAAAACCCCAAGGCGGCCGTACACGTGGGCTGGCTGGTGGCTACGGCTTTTTTGAGCAAGGATATGCTACCCAAACTGGATTCGAGCTACCGGAAGGGCGTCAGAAACATAGTAATTACGGGCCACAGTCAGGGCGGGGCCATTGCGTACCTGCTCACCGCACACCTCTACAGCCTTCAGAAAGCAGGGCGGCTACCCGCCGACATTCGCTTCAAAACGTACTGTAGTGCCGGACCCAAACCGGGCAATCTGTACTTTGCCTACGCCTACGAAGCCATGACGCAGGGCGGCTGGGCCTTCAACGTGGTCAACTCCGCCGACTGGGTACCCGAAGTGCCCCTGTCGATCCAGACCCTCAACGATTTCAACGCGACCAATCCGTTTTCGGGCGCACCTGACGTAATCAAAAAGCAAAAGCTGCTGAACCGGATTGTGCTCAAGCACGTGTACAACAACCTGACTAAGCCCGCTCTGAAAGCGCAGCGGAATTATCAGCGATACCTCGGCAACATTGCCTCCAAAACGGTTCAGAAAAACCTGAACGGCTACGTAGCGCCCGAGTACTACAACAGCAACCACTACGTCCGGACGGGCCAGATAGTTGTTCTCCTGGCCGACTCGGCCTATTACCGGCAGTACCCCGATAGCAAAGAGAAAATATTTATCCACCATTATCACCCGCCTTACCTCCTCCTGACCGAGCGGCAGTTTATGGGCAGCTCAGCCGCGCAAACGGGTTCGTCGGGTAGCGGCACGGGCGCACTGGGCGGCCGTTGGGAGCTGAATTATATATCGGGGCCACGCATTGCGTTTGAAGGGCTGTACCCCGAACAAAAACCTACCCTCACCTTTAGCTCCGATGGGCGCCTGAGCGGCAATACCAGCTGTAACGCCTTTAACGGCCCCGTGACGGTCAATGGCAACACCATCCGCTTTGCCGAGAATATGGCTACGACCCGCAAAATGTGCCCCGGCGAAGGCGAAAGCGTCTTTCTGAACACGCTCAAACGGGTAAATCGGTACGCCCTGAGCGACCCCAACACGCTTGTACTCCTGGCCGACGATGTGGCCGTGATGCGGTTTACGCGGAAATAA